From the Desulfosarcina sp. BuS5 genome, one window contains:
- the radC gene encoding RadC family protein has translation MDESNKNHGIKNWPKSERPRELLLEQGPEYVSDAGLVAILLRTGVKGQDAVALGRELIKQFSGLRGLLSAGKKDLENIKGLGPAKIAQLLAATEIAKRQLKEEVVGKKVINGPEDVIEYLSLSMANLKEEVFKVIYLDSTHVVLAAEVLFKGTVDQSAVYPREIIKRAFELNATALIFVHNHPSGSLKPSPHDLPLNRKLVKACLAVDLTPMDHFIISPEGYMSFKNEGIFTDNVII, from the coding sequence ATGGATGAATCCAATAAAAATCATGGGATAAAGAATTGGCCTAAATCAGAGCGGCCAAGAGAACTATTGTTGGAGCAGGGGCCTGAATATGTATCTGACGCCGGATTGGTGGCAATATTGCTCCGTACCGGGGTAAAGGGACAAGATGCAGTTGCCTTGGGTCGAGAGCTGATCAAACAATTCAGCGGTCTCAGGGGGCTCCTCAGTGCCGGGAAAAAGGATCTGGAAAACATTAAGGGGCTGGGACCCGCCAAGATTGCCCAATTGCTTGCCGCCACCGAAATTGCCAAACGTCAGTTAAAAGAAGAGGTGGTAGGTAAAAAAGTCATAAACGGGCCGGAAGATGTTATTGAATATCTCTCTTTGTCCATGGCCAATCTTAAGGAGGAGGTATTTAAGGTTATTTATCTCGATAGCACCCATGTTGTGCTGGCTGCCGAAGTTTTATTCAAGGGGACGGTTGACCAGTCGGCTGTCTATCCACGAGAAATTATCAAAAGGGCATTTGAGCTAAATGCCACCGCCCTCATCTTTGTTCACAATCATCCCTCGGGCAGTTTAAAGCCCAGCCCGCACGATCTTCCCCTTAACCGGAAGCTGGTCAAGGCATGCCTTGCCGTGGATCTTACACCCATGGACCACTTCATAATCAGCCCCGAAGGATATATGTCCTTTAAAAATGAGGGCATATTTACAGACAACGTAATAATATAG
- a CDS encoding TonB-dependent receptor codes for MNFLYTTGLFFLLIWTFSFVLIGETLTYAGAITLDTIVVTAAKNDTDEKNIEAETLKTHKIVDLAEILSNEMIEATMIRKSGYGNEVSLRGFGKSDLRVLVDNGIIEGACGSRKDPSLSHINMLTVDKIEVREGAFDVTKAGALGGSINVITRKTEKEFLGEILTKAGSYDFLSSGFYTTGGNEKIQGLIGYNYSESDQYEDGDGNKLYKFAPAGRPYNSKGKNMQAFEKNDVWGKLQFTPAENQTILFSYAYGEADDIMTPRAGMDIDSEKTYMGRADYFITGPGNFSDELTLSLYQNRVEHEPFDKYRELAGNPPFHRHNEVKSTITGLKIENKKSAGFARFTYGIDAYKHNWKGNMYRDDTGANMDDELIPNVNTYDLGLYIKADKNYDTLSLSAGFRYDHFESKADEDLKQSIAVTSTNRNNDDLFSGYLSAEYYLADNALIFAGIGQSIRTPTAVERYFQSPSPFFHGNPDLDATKNREFDLGFQLSGRKFSFKTKAFYSDLKDYIYQQGKQTYDSHQTWTNIDAHIYGADVKIIVDIISDFSIETAAAWQRGRKDSTPEYNTDNDLAEVPPLKTKLALHYDTPALFGTLEWIHSENADNVDTDAGEKALSGWDLVNFRAGWNYKMFTLNVGVENIFDKHYAVANSYEWDVVSGSGANPAIIYEPGRFFYASLSFQF; via the coding sequence ATGAATTTTTTATACACAACAGGATTATTTTTTTTGCTTATTTGGACTTTTTCCTTTGTCCTGATCGGTGAGACTTTGACTTATGCAGGGGCTATAACCCTTGATACTATTGTGGTAACTGCTGCTAAAAATGATACGGATGAAAAAAATATAGAAGCTGAAACGCTTAAGACACACAAGATTGTTGATCTTGCCGAAATTCTTTCAAATGAAATGATAGAAGCGACAATGATTCGTAAAAGCGGATATGGAAATGAGGTTTCCTTGAGGGGATTTGGGAAATCCGATTTAAGAGTACTGGTGGATAACGGGATTATTGAAGGCGCTTGCGGCAGCAGAAAAGATCCATCCCTGTCACATATCAATATGTTGACTGTTGATAAAATAGAAGTCAGAGAGGGAGCGTTTGATGTTACTAAAGCAGGAGCCCTTGGCGGAAGCATTAATGTTATCACAAGAAAAACAGAAAAAGAGTTTTTGGGTGAAATCCTTACAAAAGCCGGCAGCTATGATTTTTTAAGCAGCGGATTTTACACAACCGGCGGCAACGAAAAAATTCAAGGGTTAATCGGCTATAATTATTCGGAATCAGATCAGTATGAAGACGGAGATGGAAATAAGCTTTACAAATTTGCTCCGGCAGGCCGCCCTTATAATTCCAAAGGGAAAAATATGCAGGCCTTTGAAAAAAATGACGTATGGGGCAAGCTGCAATTTACTCCAGCAGAAAATCAAACTATTCTTTTTTCGTATGCCTATGGAGAAGCCGATGATATTATGACACCAAGAGCCGGAATGGATATTGATTCCGAAAAAACTTATATGGGCAGGGCTGATTATTTCATAACCGGTCCGGGAAATTTTTCAGACGAATTGACGCTTTCTCTTTATCAAAACAGGGTAGAGCATGAACCTTTTGACAAGTATCGTGAACTTGCAGGCAATCCTCCCTTTCATCGGCATAATGAAGTAAAATCGACTATCACCGGATTAAAAATAGAGAATAAAAAGTCTGCCGGATTTGCCCGGTTTACTTATGGCATAGATGCTTACAAACACAATTGGAAAGGGAATATGTACAGGGATGATACCGGCGCAAATATGGATGATGAGCTTATTCCGAATGTTAACACCTATGATTTAGGCTTGTATATTAAGGCGGATAAAAATTATGACACCTTATCGCTGAGCGCAGGTTTTCGTTACGACCATTTTGAATCAAAAGCTGATGAGGATCTCAAGCAAAGCATTGCCGTAACATCCACCAATAGGAATAATGATGATCTATTCAGCGGATATCTGTCCGCTGAATATTATTTAGCGGATAATGCGCTTATTTTTGCAGGGATCGGCCAAAGTATCCGCACTCCCACAGCGGTTGAACGTTATTTTCAGTCCCCCAGCCCTTTTTTTCACGGAAATCCGGATTTGGATGCCACAAAGAATAGAGAGTTTGACCTCGGTTTCCAGCTATCAGGCCGGAAATTCAGTTTTAAAACAAAGGCATTTTACAGTGATCTGAAGGACTATATTTATCAACAGGGAAAGCAGACTTATGATTCGCATCAAACCTGGACAAATATTGATGCCCATATCTATGGCGCTGACGTTAAAATAATTGTAGATATTATATCAGATTTTTCCATAGAGACCGCTGCGGCATGGCAAAGGGGCAGAAAAGACTCCACTCCTGAGTATAATACTGATAATGATCTGGCCGAAGTTCCGCCGCTTAAAACCAAACTTGCATTGCACTATGATACTCCGGCACTTTTTGGAACATTAGAATGGATTCACTCGGAAAACGCTGACAATGTTGATACCGATGCCGGCGAAAAGGCTTTATCCGGCTGGGACTTGGTTAATTTCAGAGCAGGCTGGAATTACAAAATGTTTACACTGAATGTTGGTGTTGAAAATATTTTTGACAAACATTATGCTGTGGCAAATTCATATGAATGGGATGTTGTTTCCGGTTCAGGCGCTAATCCTGCGATTATATATGAGCCGGGAAGGTTTTTTTATGCTTCTCTTTCTTTTCAATTTTAA
- a CDS encoding acyl-CoA dehydratase activase yields the protein MQYAGIDIGSRTIELVVLSENEIVANRQINTGFDPMAQAKKLLKGVEYDFIMATGYGRHLFETLFDSSTITEIKAYAVGAGYLFPKVRTILDIGGQDSKAIALNDNGKVIKFEMNDKCAAGTGKFLEIMAQALGYNLDQFGIEALKATKDIQISSMCTVFAESEVTSLVAMGENRQNIALGLNRSVVKRAVGMLKKVSLKEPVCFAGGVARNRCICDLLEQAVGTDILVYENPQMVGALGAALLAANR from the coding sequence ATGCAATATGCAGGTATTGACATTGGTTCGCGAACCATTGAGCTGGTTGTATTGAGCGAGAACGAAATTGTTGCAAACAGGCAAATAAATACCGGTTTTGACCCCATGGCCCAGGCAAAAAAACTGCTTAAAGGGGTGGAGTATGATTTTATCATGGCGACCGGTTATGGCAGACACCTCTTTGAAACGTTGTTTGATTCTTCCACAATTACAGAGATTAAGGCATATGCAGTGGGGGCTGGATACCTGTTCCCGAAAGTTCGAACAATTCTTGACATTGGGGGGCAGGATTCAAAAGCGATTGCTCTTAATGATAATGGAAAAGTTATAAAATTTGAGATGAACGACAAGTGCGCAGCAGGAACAGGGAAATTTCTGGAAATTATGGCTCAAGCTCTGGGCTATAATCTGGATCAGTTTGGAATAGAGGCGCTTAAGGCAACTAAAGATATTCAAATCAGCAGCATGTGTACCGTGTTTGCAGAATCAGAAGTCACGTCTCTGGTGGCAATGGGAGAAAATCGCCAGAATATTGCCTTGGGATTAAACCGCTCTGTGGTTAAACGTGCGGTGGGCATGTTAAAAAAAGTCTCCTTAAAAGAACCGGTCTGTTTTGCAGGCGGGGTCGCGCGAAATCGATGCATATGTGATTTACTGGAACAGGCTGTTGGAACGGATATTCTTGTTTATGAAAATCCGCAGATGGTTGGAGCCCTGGGTGCGGCATTGCTGGCGGCTAACCGCTAA
- the uvrB gene encoding excinuclease ABC subunit UvrB — protein sequence MSSFNLVSNYKPRGDQPKAINALCKGLLNGKKHQVLLGVTGSGKTFTIANVVARLGKPALILAPNKTLAAQLFNEFKSLFPDNAVEYFVSYYDYYQPEAYIPSSDTYIQKDSSMNEMIDKLRHSATRSVLSRRDAIVVASVSCIYGLGDPEEYLNMCINIKEDMELVRDKFLSDLVAMHYERNDVDFHRGIFRVRGDRVEILPAYEDDLAVRIDFFGDQVERISEIDPLRGVVIKRLKQAVIYPASHYVTGKSNLKKAAKLIKEELKQRIAYFRKEDMLIEAQRIEERTNFDLEMMHEIGYCNGIENYSRYLTGRSIGEPPPTLIDYLPDDFLICIDESHIAVPQVKAMYKGDRSRKETLVRYGFRLPSAMDNRPLKFEEFESEIQQAIYISATPADYELEKANGSIVEQVVRPTGLVDPEIYVRKAGNQVDDLFGEVMACIKNSEKVLVTTLTKRMAEDLTEYYSDLGIRVRYLHADIKTLERVEIIRDLRADKFDVLIGINLLREGLDIPEVALVAILDADKEGFLRSARSLIQTCGRAARNVCGRVIMYADKVTKSMRQAINETGRRRKIQEAYNKQYDIVPQTITKNLNSVFDYMYKSDELPATQVAESLASYGKKENGSTENFDVIIKQLENEMEQAAKELAFERAAEIRDQIKELNKLNLYL from the coding sequence ATGTCATCCTTTAATCTTGTATCAAATTATAAACCGCGCGGTGATCAGCCTAAAGCAATAAACGCTTTATGCAAGGGACTTTTAAACGGTAAGAAACATCAGGTTCTCTTGGGGGTTACCGGATCAGGCAAGACATTTACAATAGCCAATGTTGTTGCCAGGCTTGGTAAGCCGGCTTTGATTCTGGCGCCCAATAAAACACTTGCTGCCCAGCTTTTTAATGAATTCAAAAGTCTTTTTCCTGATAATGCGGTTGAATATTTTGTCAGCTATTACGATTATTATCAGCCTGAAGCCTATATCCCTTCCAGCGATACATATATTCAGAAGGATTCCTCCATGAATGAGATGATAGACAAGCTGCGGCATTCAGCCACCAGATCCGTACTATCACGCAGGGATGCCATCGTTGTGGCAAGTGTCTCATGTATTTACGGACTCGGCGACCCGGAGGAATATCTTAATATGTGTATTAATATTAAAGAAGATATGGAGCTTGTCAGAGATAAGTTTCTTTCGGATCTTGTTGCAATGCATTATGAACGTAATGATGTTGATTTTCATAGAGGCATTTTCAGGGTCAGGGGCGACCGGGTGGAAATTTTACCTGCTTACGAGGATGATCTGGCCGTGCGGATAGATTTTTTTGGTGATCAGGTTGAAAGGATTTCCGAGATCGATCCTTTAAGGGGCGTTGTTATTAAAAGACTCAAGCAGGCTGTAATATATCCGGCCAGTCATTATGTAACCGGAAAAAGCAATCTGAAAAAAGCCGCTAAATTGATTAAAGAAGAATTAAAGCAGAGGATCGCTTATTTTAGAAAAGAAGATATGCTTATCGAAGCCCAGAGAATAGAAGAGAGAACCAATTTTGACCTTGAGATGATGCACGAGATCGGTTACTGCAACGGTATCGAAAATTACTCACGCTATTTGACCGGACGATCAATCGGAGAACCTCCTCCTACGCTTATTGATTACCTGCCCGATGATTTTTTGATATGTATCGATGAAAGCCATATTGCTGTCCCCCAGGTTAAAGCAATGTACAAAGGGGACCGGTCGCGCAAGGAGACTCTTGTTCGATATGGTTTTCGGCTTCCGTCCGCCATGGATAACAGACCGCTTAAATTTGAGGAGTTCGAGTCTGAAATCCAGCAGGCAATATATATATCGGCAACCCCGGCCGATTATGAGCTTGAAAAGGCAAATGGTTCTATCGTCGAACAGGTTGTAAGGCCCACCGGGCTTGTGGATCCTGAAATTTATGTTCGGAAGGCCGGGAATCAGGTTGACGATCTTTTTGGAGAGGTCATGGCATGCATTAAAAATAGTGAAAAAGTTCTTGTAACAACCTTGACAAAACGGATGGCTGAGGATTTGACGGAGTATTATTCCGATCTTGGCATAAGAGTCCGTTATTTGCATGCCGATATAAAGACCCTGGAACGTGTGGAAATTATCAGAGATCTCAGGGCGGATAAATTTGATGTCCTTATAGGTATAAATTTGCTGCGTGAAGGACTCGATATACCTGAAGTTGCCCTGGTTGCCATTCTGGATGCTGATAAAGAGGGCTTTTTACGCTCTGCCAGGTCGCTGATACAAACCTGCGGCAGGGCAGCCAGAAACGTTTGCGGCAGGGTTATAATGTATGCGGACAAGGTTACAAAATCAATGCGCCAGGCCATTAATGAGACGGGACGGCGTAGAAAAATTCAGGAAGCCTATAACAAACAATATGATATCGTTCCGCAGACAATTACTAAAAACCTGAATTCTGTTTTTGATTATATGTATAAATCGGATGAGTTGCCTGCAACCCAGGTTGCAGAAAGCCTGGCATCTTATGGCAAAAAGGAAAACGGCTCGACAGAAAATTTTGACGTCATAATAAAACAACTGGAAAATGAGATGGAGCAGGCTGCAAAGGAACTTGCATTTGAAAGAGCGGCAGAGATAAGGGATCAGATTAAAGAACTTAATAAATTGAACCTATATCTTTAA
- a CDS encoding IS3 family transposase (programmed frameshift): protein MGKIRKNYSASFKAKVALETVKKEKTISQLSSEYGVHSNQINQWRKRLLEELPDIFSKKRQKKEKDAEEFQAELYQQIGQLKVELDWLKKKLTFSIDIKRQYIEPNHSLIPVMRQCDLLGINRSTYYYQSCKDESYNLALMRLIDEEYTRYPFYGVEKMTAVLKRQGHTVNPKRIRRLMRLMGLEAIYPKPNLSKASKEHKIYPYLLRGVSIEQVDQVWSTDITYIRLNSGFIYLVAVIDWFSRYVLSYEFSTTLDKDFCIKALQGALKIAKPKIFNTDQGSQFTSDAFTGVLKKADVKISMDGRGRALDNIFVERLWRTVKYERVYLHNYETVREAIQNIGEYFGFYNNERLHQSLDYQTPAEIYFKTFPG, encoded by the exons ATGGGTAAAATTCGAAAAAATTACAGTGCATCATTCAAAGCTAAAGTAGCGCTTGAAACGGTTAAAAAGGAAAAGACGATTTCTCAACTATCTAGTGAATATGGAGTTCATTCAAATCAAATAAATCAATGGCGAAAGCGTCTATTAGAAGAATTGCCCGATATATTTTCAAAAAAGCGTCAAAAAAAAGAAAAAGACGCTGAAGAATTCCAGGCGGAGCTTTACCAACAAATCGGCCAATTAAAGGTCGAATTGGACTGGCTAAAAAAAAAA CTAACCTTCTCAATTGATATAAAGCGTCAATACATTGAGCCGAATCATTCTTTGATACCGGTAATGCGCCAGTGTGATCTTTTGGGAATAAACAGATCAACCTATTACTATCAATCCTGCAAAGATGAGAGCTATAACCTGGCTCTCATGCGATTGATAGACGAAGAATATACCCGATATCCGTTCTACGGTGTTGAAAAAATGACGGCCGTATTAAAGCGACAAGGGCACACTGTTAATCCTAAACGAATAAGACGTTTGATGCGGCTTATGGGACTTGAAGCTATATATCCAAAACCAAATTTGAGCAAAGCATCAAAAGAGCATAAAATTTATCCATACTTGCTGCGAGGCGTTTCCATTGAGCAAGTTGACCAGGTGTGGTCAACGGATATTACCTATATCCGTTTGAATTCAGGTTTTATCTATCTTGTAGCAGTGATAGACTGGTTTAGTCGGTATGTCCTGAGCTACGAATTTTCAACCACATTGGATAAGGATTTTTGTATAAAAGCCTTACAGGGTGCCTTAAAAATTGCAAAACCTAAGATTTTTAACACGGATCAAGGCAGTCAGTTTACCAGTGATGCCTTTACCGGCGTTTTAAAAAAAGCCGATGTGAAGATCAGCATGGACGGCCGGGGCCGTGCTCTGGATAACATTTTCGTAGAGCGCCTTTGGCGTACCGTGAAATATGAACGTGTTTATCTTCACAATTATGAGACCGTCAGGGAGGCTATTCAAAACATTGGAGAATATTTTGGCTTTTACAATAATGAACGACTCCATCAATCTTTGGATTACCAGACCCCGGCAGAGATATATTTTAAAACTTTTCCAGGGTAA
- a CDS encoding crotonobetainyl-CoA--carnitine CoA-transferase, with amino-acid sequence MLIQTKVQIDAKNYDFIKKIYKDFCYKSLSEYMREAINAKVKEDRKRLREIKRMEAMEMIGRAQYDNLFESIEGEDFENR; translated from the coding sequence ATGCTAATTCAAACAAAAGTACAGATTGACGCCAAAAATTATGATTTTATCAAGAAGATTTATAAGGACTTTTGTTACAAAAGCCTTAGTGAGTACATGCGAGAAGCTATCAACGCCAAAGTGAAAGAAGACCGCAAAAGGCTTCGGGAAATTAAGAGGATGGAAGCTATGGAGATGATCGGCAGGGCACAATATGATAACCTTTTTGAATCAATAGAAGGGGAAGATTTTGAAAACCGGTGA
- a CDS encoding type II toxin-antitoxin system PemK/MazF family toxin gives MKTGEIYWVGLDPAIGDEIKKKRPVLVLNGGHDKHLRLAIILPVTAWNPYWKENPFFVSLEPDANNGLQKKSAVDCFQIRAISHRRFAEKIGNISNDEIRLIKKAIALILDIDPEHCELDD, from the coding sequence TTGAAAACCGGTGAAATCTATTGGGTAGGTCTTGATCCGGCTATTGGTGATGAAATCAAAAAAAAACGACCGGTACTCGTCTTGAACGGTGGACATGACAAGCATCTCAGGCTTGCAATTATTTTACCTGTTACTGCCTGGAACCCGTATTGGAAGGAAAATCCTTTTTTCGTTTCTCTAGAACCTGATGCAAATAATGGTCTCCAGAAAAAATCAGCAGTTGACTGTTTTCAAATCAGAGCCATCAGCCACAGAAGATTTGCGGAAAAAATCGGAAACATCTCAAACGATGAAATCCGCCTTATAAAGAAGGCAATCGCACTAATTCTTGACATTGATCCGGAGCATTGTGAGTTGGATGATTAG
- a CDS encoding ATP-binding protein codes for MIKRTLSDYAQYIFTKYPIITVTGPRQSGKTTLAMQAFPNKPYANLENPVVRQFAIEDPIGFLNQYPQGAVLDEIQRAPELLSYLQVIVDEKKENSLFILTGSRQFELMEKVSQSLAGRTALLKLLPFTIKELETYKVKSLDEIIFKGFYPRIYDQDIPPRQAYGDYFETYIERDLRRLVNIKNLSLFQRFVTLCAGRTGQLLNLSNLADDTGISHSTAREWITVLQASYIVYLLPPFYRNIKKRLVKSPKLYFYDVGLACWLCGIENITHVKNHPLRGHLFENMAVIEALKYRYNLGKRDNLNFFRDSSGNEIDLVYTISHNLLPIEIKSGQTITSDYFKGLKKFKKFFPDLPYGQLIIYAGYTTQNRTDVKVITVNRFSELLETIDP; via the coding sequence TTGATAAAAAGAACCCTTTCCGATTATGCACAATATATATTCACAAAATACCCTATTATTACCGTAACCGGTCCCCGTCAATCTGGCAAAACAACCCTTGCCATGCAGGCCTTTCCGAACAAACCCTATGCTAACCTTGAAAATCCGGTTGTACGGCAATTTGCAATTGAAGATCCAATCGGTTTTTTGAACCAGTATCCTCAAGGAGCCGTGCTGGATGAGATTCAGCGCGCGCCCGAACTCTTGTCGTATCTGCAGGTAATAGTGGATGAAAAAAAGGAAAACAGCCTTTTTATCCTTACCGGCAGCAGACAGTTTGAATTAATGGAGAAGGTATCTCAATCTCTGGCAGGCCGGACAGCATTATTAAAGCTTCTACCGTTTACTATTAAAGAGCTTGAAACATATAAAGTTAAATCCCTGGATGAAATAATATTCAAAGGCTTTTACCCCAGGATATATGATCAGGATATCCCACCTCGCCAGGCCTATGGAGATTATTTTGAGACTTATATTGAGAGGGATCTGCGGCGGCTTGTAAATATAAAAAATCTGAGTCTGTTCCAGAGATTTGTGACCCTGTGTGCCGGCAGAACCGGGCAACTGCTCAACCTGAGCAACCTTGCCGATGATACCGGAATCAGCCACAGCACAGCCCGTGAATGGATTACTGTTTTGCAGGCGAGTTATATTGTCTATTTACTGCCCCCGTTTTACCGTAATATTAAAAAGCGGCTTGTAAAATCACCAAAACTTTATTTTTATGATGTGGGCCTTGCCTGCTGGCTCTGCGGAATTGAAAACATTACTCATGTCAAAAATCATCCATTAAGGGGGCATCTGTTTGAAAATATGGCGGTTATTGAGGCGTTGAAATACCGTTACAACCTGGGCAAAAGAGATAATCTTAATTTTTTCCGCGACAGCTCAGGCAATGAAATCGATCTTGTTTATACTATCTCCCATAATCTACTGCCCATTGAAATCAAATCCGGCCAGACCATTACTTCCGATTATTTTAAGGGACTAAAAAAGTTTAAAAAATTTTTCCCTGACCTGCCATACGGCCAATTAATAATTTATGCCGGATACACAACCCAGAACAGAACTGATGTCAAAGTTATTACTGTTAACCGGTTTTCAGAACTGTTGGAAACCATTGATCCGTAA
- a CDS encoding double-cubane-cluster-containing anaerobic reductase, with product MSEDYKKMWESLELDLAAHDELLDILGKGYRDIYSAQKNRPQGMGYFDFVMSEVHGLRIKELMDEKAAGRKVIGSFCVFVPEEIVLAADATLVGLCSGADFAMEEVENYLPRNTCALIKSAFGFKLGKVCPYLELADMIVGENTCDGKKKAYETLNNLVSNLYVMDLPQVKSTEGRNLLKTEYWRFKDAVEELAGIKIDSERLLKGIEIVNNKRKAIHRLSALRKAVPAPVSGLDALLANQVFFYDNPVRFTESVNSICDELEKRIQNREGVFPEKTQRILISGCPMAVPNWKLPWIIETSGGVIVGEESCVGERGTRNLTDNTGSTVEELMEAVIDRYFKVDCAIFTPNPDRLDHIVEMVGDYKPDGVILYGLQFCQPYLMESMPTEKALEEKNIPVLRIDTDYSMEDIGQLKTRVEAFIELIRIGD from the coding sequence ATGAGCGAAGATTATAAAAAAATGTGGGAAAGCCTGGAACTGGATCTTGCAGCGCATGATGAGTTGCTGGATATTCTTGGAAAAGGATACCGGGATATTTATAGTGCTCAGAAAAACCGGCCCCAAGGCATGGGGTATTTTGATTTTGTTATGAGTGAAGTGCACGGCCTGCGAATCAAGGAACTTATGGATGAAAAAGCAGCCGGCAGAAAAGTGATCGGCTCCTTCTGTGTTTTTGTGCCGGAGGAGATCGTGCTGGCAGCAGATGCAACCCTTGTGGGACTTTGCTCCGGAGCGGATTTTGCTATGGAGGAAGTGGAGAATTATCTTCCGCGAAATACTTGTGCCCTGATTAAATCGGCTTTTGGATTCAAGCTGGGGAAAGTCTGTCCCTATCTGGAATTAGCAGATATGATTGTAGGAGAAAACACCTGCGACGGCAAAAAAAAAGCCTATGAGACCTTAAATAATCTTGTTTCCAACCTCTATGTAATGGATTTACCACAGGTTAAATCGACTGAAGGAAGAAATCTTCTGAAAACCGAATATTGGCGTTTTAAAGATGCTGTTGAAGAACTTGCAGGTATAAAAATTGATAGCGAAAGGCTTTTAAAGGGAATTGAAATCGTTAATAATAAACGAAAGGCCATTCACAGATTGTCGGCTTTGCGCAAGGCTGTTCCTGCTCCTGTTTCCGGCCTTGACGCCCTTTTGGCCAATCAGGTTTTTTTCTATGATAACCCGGTCCGTTTTACTGAATCAGTAAACAGTATATGCGATGAGCTTGAAAAGCGCATACAAAACAGGGAAGGCGTATTCCCTGAAAAAACGCAGCGCATCCTGATATCGGGCTGCCCAATGGCTGTTCCAAACTGGAAGCTTCCGTGGATAATTGAAACATCCGGTGGAGTAATTGTTGGTGAGGAATCCTGCGTAGGAGAAAGAGGAACCCGCAATTTGACAGATAATACAGGCAGCACAGTGGAAGAACTCATGGAAGCTGTTATTGACCGCTATTTCAAAGTAGATTGCGCCATTTTTACGCCAAATCCCGATCGTCTTGACCATATAGTTGAAATGGTCGGAGACTATAAGCCAGACGGGGTGATTCTTTATGGTTTACAGTTTTGTCAGCCCTATCTCATGGAATCCATGCCCACGGAAAAGGCCCTTGAAGAAAAAAATATCCCTGTACTTCGTATCGATACGGATTACAGCATGGAAGACATAGGGCAGCTTAAAACAAGGGTGGAAGCGTTTATTGAATTAATAAGGATCGGAGATTAA
- a CDS encoding type I restriction-modification system subunit M N-terminal domain-containing protein encodes MKTEGFKELEATLWRSADNLRANSDLKSTEYSTPVLGLIFLKFADNKYSQYEKEIHKKYIKLKGTRREKPINEVAIEKCGLYLPDHARYDYLLNLPCPSGKPA; translated from the coding sequence ATGAAAACTGAGGGATTTAAAGAACTGGAAGCAACGCTTTGGCGGTCTGCGGATAATTTACGGGCCAATTCCGATTTAAAATCAACAGAGTATTCAACTCCGGTGTTGGGGCTTATCTTTCTGAAGTTTGCCGACAACAAGTACAGTCAATATGAAAAAGAGATCCATAAAAAATATATAAAGCTCAAAGGCACACGCCGGGAAAAACCGATTAATGAGGTTGCCATTGAAAAATGCGGGCTCTACCTGCCGGACCATGCGCGCTATGATTATTTGCTGAACCTTCCGTGTCCTTCCGGTAAGCCTGCATGA